A portion of the Microbulbifer agarilyticus genome contains these proteins:
- a CDS encoding OmpA family protein, producing the protein MKKWVAILALGSLVGCTTLDPYTQESKTSNAAKGAGAGAVAGAIIGAATASKNDRKKGVITGALGGAAVGGGIGYYMDRQEMALRQRLEGTGVRVQREGDNIRLIMPGNITFATNRYEIRSDFYDTLDSVVLVLNEFDKTAIRVSGHTDSTGSDVTNQNLSERRAGSVANFFTTRGVAAGRVQAVGYGERYPIASNDSDAGRQANRRVELELLPLQ; encoded by the coding sequence ATGAAAAAATGGGTAGCGATTCTTGCTCTGGGTTCTTTGGTTGGCTGTACCACCCTGGATCCTTACACCCAGGAAAGCAAAACCAGTAATGCTGCCAAGGGCGCAGGTGCTGGTGCAGTGGCTGGTGCCATCATTGGTGCGGCTACCGCGAGCAAAAACGATCGCAAGAAAGGCGTGATTACCGGTGCACTGGGCGGCGCTGCAGTAGGTGGTGGCATCGGCTACTACATGGACCGCCAGGAAATGGCCTTGCGCCAGCGTCTGGAAGGTACCGGCGTTCGTGTGCAGCGTGAAGGCGACAATATCCGTCTGATCATGCCGGGCAACATTACTTTCGCCACCAACCGTTATGAAATCCGTTCAGATTTCTACGACACCCTCGATTCTGTAGTGCTGGTTCTCAATGAATTCGACAAAACTGCAATTCGCGTGAGTGGCCACACTGATAGCACCGGTTCAGATGTCACCAACCAGAACCTGAGTGAGCGTCGTGCCGGCTCCGTTGCCAACTTCTTCACCACTCGTGGCGTGGCAGCAGGTCGCGTTCAGGCTGTTGGTTACGGCGAACGCTACCCAATCGCGAGCAACGACTCTGACGCAGGGCGTCAGGCAAACCGTCGCGTAGAACTCGAACTGTTGCCGCTGCAATAA
- a CDS encoding STAS/SEC14 domain-containing protein, whose product MIEHCWHHDHDILEIRPVAELKPAEFRALAAQVDPVICQHGALHGLLIDARNFRGWQNFAALVSNCVFTRNQHRHLHRIAVLSDNTLLAFMPQLLNHFVSAEVRPFPSDAEESALAWLAHHG is encoded by the coding sequence ATGATCGAACATTGCTGGCACCACGATCACGATATTCTGGAGATTCGGCCGGTTGCAGAGCTGAAGCCCGCAGAATTTCGTGCGTTGGCCGCGCAGGTGGATCCGGTGATTTGTCAGCATGGCGCCTTGCATGGCTTGCTGATTGATGCGCGGAATTTCCGTGGCTGGCAGAACTTTGCGGCATTGGTTTCCAACTGCGTGTTTACCCGCAACCAGCATCGACACCTGCACCGGATCGCCGTCCTCTCTGACAACACCCTACTGGCGTTTATGCCGCAGCTCCTCAACCACTTTGTTTCCGCAGAAGTGCGGCCATTTCCCAGTGACGCCGAAGAATCCGCACTGGCGTGGCTCGCCCATCACGGGTAA
- the yciH gene encoding stress response translation initiation inhibitor YciH, translated as MRDKSRLVYSTDRGRIKEEKPAEKCYSGDGIVRIQRETKGRKGKGVTCVRGIEGTDSELKLLLAELKKRCGCGGALKDGVIEIQGDKRDEIKAVLEAKNYKVKLAGG; from the coding sequence ATGCGCGATAAAAGCCGACTCGTATACTCCACTGACCGCGGCCGGATTAAGGAAGAAAAGCCTGCAGAGAAGTGCTATAGCGGTGATGGTATTGTGCGAATTCAGCGCGAAACCAAGGGACGCAAAGGTAAAGGTGTCACCTGTGTGCGGGGTATAGAGGGAACCGATAGCGAGCTCAAACTCTTGCTGGCAGAGCTTAAAAAACGCTGCGGCTGTGGCGGCGCGCTAAAGGATGGCGTAATAGAGATTCAGGGCGACAAGCGGGACGAGATCAAAGCGGTTCTCGAAGCAAAAAACTACAAGGTGAAACTCGCTGGGGGCTAA
- the cmoA gene encoding carboxy-S-adenosyl-L-methionine synthase CmoA — protein sequence MSKKDDIFASPLGQVAGFSFDQSVVEVFPDMIQRSVPGYTTIVAMIGTLAERYAQSGSRCYDLGSSLCAATLAMRHRIPAADCEIVAVDNSPAMVEQARAVLAADSGQIPVQLVCDDLQNVDIENASVVVLNFTLQFIATEQREAILQKIYDGLRPGGVLILSEKVAFSDTDHQELMIDLHHSFKAANGYSALEIAQKRSALENVLIPETLFDHRTRLKNVGFSSVDVWFQCFNFASLIAIKQRNP from the coding sequence GTGAGCAAGAAAGACGATATCTTCGCCAGCCCGCTGGGCCAGGTGGCCGGGTTTAGCTTCGACCAGTCAGTGGTGGAAGTATTCCCGGACATGATCCAGCGCTCGGTGCCAGGCTACACCACGATTGTGGCGATGATCGGTACCCTGGCGGAGCGCTATGCCCAGTCCGGAAGCCGCTGTTACGACCTGGGCAGCTCCCTGTGTGCCGCCACCCTGGCCATGCGCCATCGCATCCCTGCAGCGGACTGCGAGATCGTCGCGGTGGACAACTCGCCGGCCATGGTCGAACAGGCGCGCGCGGTACTGGCGGCGGACAGCGGGCAGATCCCGGTGCAACTGGTGTGCGACGATTTGCAGAATGTGGACATTGAGAATGCCTCGGTGGTGGTTCTCAACTTTACCCTGCAGTTCATTGCCACCGAACAGCGCGAAGCCATTTTGCAGAAGATATACGACGGCCTACGCCCGGGCGGTGTACTGATCCTTTCCGAGAAAGTGGCGTTCTCCGATACCGACCATCAGGAGTTGATGATCGATTTACACCACTCATTCAAGGCGGCAAACGGTTACAGCGCGCTGGAAATTGCGCAGAAACGCAGTGCGCTGGAAAATGTGTTGATCCCGGAAACCCTGTTTGACCACCGCACCCGCTTGAAAAACGTCGGCTTTAGCAGTGTCGACGTTTGGTTCCAGTGCTTCAATTTCGCTTCGCTGATTGCGATCAAACAGCGCAACCCGTAA
- the cmoB gene encoding tRNA 5-methoxyuridine(34)/uridine 5-oxyacetic acid(34) synthase CmoB — MIDYTQLYAGIQHTPALRSWLTTLPQQVADGLNPSRWGDMADWREALENLPDINASTYSLKDEVRIGAASDATAEQLATLEAELRKLHPWRKGPWTLFDIFIDTEWRSDWKWDRVAPHLHDLKDRLVLDVGCGSGYHCWRQFGAGARRVIGIDPSAKFVAQFYALKKYLGLEKPVDVLPLGIEALPPALRAFDTTLSMGVLYHRRSPLDHLRELRDTLRPGGQLLLETLVIEGGAGECLVPEGRYAKMRNVWFFPTTATLESWLRKSGFTDVKTVDVDQTSTDEQRSTDWMRFESLTDFLDPNDPSKTIEGHPAPLRATLTATAT; from the coding sequence ATGATTGATTACACCCAGTTGTATGCGGGTATCCAGCACACGCCGGCCCTGCGCTCGTGGCTCACCACCCTGCCCCAGCAAGTTGCTGACGGACTTAACCCCTCTCGCTGGGGCGACATGGCAGACTGGCGCGAGGCGCTCGAAAACCTCCCCGACATCAACGCGTCCACGTATTCGCTCAAGGATGAGGTGCGCATCGGTGCGGCATCCGATGCGACCGCCGAACAACTCGCGACACTTGAAGCTGAATTGCGCAAGCTGCACCCCTGGCGCAAAGGCCCATGGACGCTGTTTGATATTTTCATCGATACCGAATGGCGCTCCGACTGGAAGTGGGACCGCGTAGCCCCACACCTGCACGATCTGAAAGATCGGCTGGTACTCGATGTGGGCTGCGGCAGCGGTTACCACTGCTGGCGGCAATTTGGCGCCGGCGCACGCAGAGTTATTGGTATCGATCCGTCGGCAAAATTCGTTGCCCAGTTTTACGCACTGAAGAAATACCTCGGGCTGGAAAAACCCGTGGATGTTCTCCCGCTGGGAATCGAGGCTTTGCCACCGGCACTGCGCGCTTTCGACACAACCTTGTCCATGGGGGTCCTGTACCACCGGCGCTCACCACTGGACCACTTGCGGGAATTGCGCGACACACTGCGTCCCGGGGGACAGTTGTTACTGGAAACCCTGGTGATTGAGGGGGGGGCGGGAGAATGCCTGGTACCCGAGGGACGCTACGCCAAGATGCGCAATGTGTGGTTCTTCCCCACCACCGCAACATTGGAAAGCTGGTTGCGTAAAAGCGGTTTCACCGATGTAAAAACCGTCGATGTAGACCAGACCTCGACCGACGAGCAGCGCAGCACCGATTGGATGCGGTTTGAGTCGCTGACAGACTTCCTCGACCCGAACGACCCCAGTAAAACCATTGAAGGGCATCCTGCGCCACTGCGCGCCACCCTCACTGCAACTGCGACTTAA
- a CDS encoding class I SAM-dependent methyltransferase codes for MQLAVTAADESHVPAAEALADALAIPYLGVTPEKFINQYPFILRRGDMLQLCATGRKAPGPVGVDFVSGAAAHRRKYGGGKGQQIAKAAGIRSGFYPRIVDATAGLGRDAFVLASLGSEVRMLERNPVVYALLEDGVRRLRQAAEMDRELGPIAERLVLEPRVDSAVAWLAAQEQESIPVIYLDPMFPSRDKSAKVKKEMVAFHEIVGSDEDADGLLEPACAACYYRTVVKRPRLAPDLNGQAPSLRFEGKSGRFDIYTRHGIPG; via the coding sequence ATGCAGTTGGCTGTTACCGCCGCAGATGAAAGCCATGTGCCAGCGGCAGAAGCACTGGCGGACGCGCTGGCGATTCCGTATCTGGGCGTTACCCCGGAAAAATTCATTAACCAGTATCCCTTTATTTTGCGTCGGGGCGACATGCTGCAACTGTGCGCTACTGGCCGCAAAGCGCCGGGGCCCGTGGGGGTTGATTTTGTGAGTGGTGCCGCGGCCCATCGTCGCAAGTATGGCGGTGGTAAAGGTCAGCAGATAGCCAAGGCCGCAGGGATTCGCAGTGGTTTTTACCCGCGCATTGTCGATGCCACCGCGGGGCTTGGGCGGGACGCCTTTGTGCTCGCATCGCTCGGCAGTGAGGTGCGTATGCTTGAACGCAATCCCGTGGTGTATGCGTTGCTTGAGGACGGTGTGCGGAGATTGCGTCAGGCTGCAGAAATGGACCGTGAACTTGGACCCATTGCCGAACGACTGGTCCTGGAACCGCGAGTGGATAGCGCTGTGGCATGGCTGGCTGCACAGGAGCAGGAAAGTATTCCGGTCATTTATCTGGATCCGATGTTTCCCAGTCGCGACAAAAGTGCCAAGGTGAAAAAAGAGATGGTCGCGTTCCACGAAATCGTCGGCAGCGATGAAGATGCCGATGGGTTGCTGGAGCCTGCATGTGCGGCGTGCTATTACCGCACAGTGGTCAAGCGGCCGCGACTGGCGCCGGATCTAAATGGGCAGGCGCCGAGCCTTCGCTTTGAGGGCAAGTCGGGCCGGTTTGATATTTATACCCGTCACGGTATTCCCGGGTAG
- a CDS encoding serine hydrolase domain-containing protein, giving the protein MDIQGYCAPGFEALYDAFAANFRDHGDVGASFCAVQEGEVVASLWAGTTDRAGAQAFEEDTLCNVFSSSKGILALIALQQVAAGNLDLDLPVAEYWPAFAEAGKSTVTGRQLLSHRSGVIAFTEKVSDDLIYDWDRALQQVAATTPWWEPGSQQGYSPFLYGWTVGGLIEAASGRTVRDLYRSGVGDPLELDGGFGAVGHRSTRIADVGPLKKPLPELRDNAIGRSIKEDRQGPVATAFTNPVSLMMGTNGDAWRGALIPAANGHFSARDLAAVYGDLASESPQLLSSATLTEATQEQTRGQDAILQTDVAFGCGFLKSGIAQDLAFGGSRGFGHPGAGGSVGFADPEIEVGFGYVTSRMGQSLFMDQRAVGLKDCLYRLI; this is encoded by the coding sequence ATGGATATTCAGGGATATTGCGCCCCGGGCTTTGAGGCCCTATACGACGCTTTTGCGGCGAACTTCCGCGATCACGGTGATGTGGGGGCGTCTTTTTGTGCGGTACAGGAGGGCGAGGTTGTCGCGTCGCTTTGGGCTGGAACCACCGATCGTGCGGGGGCACAGGCGTTCGAGGAAGACACCCTCTGCAATGTATTTTCATCTTCGAAGGGCATTCTCGCCCTGATTGCACTGCAGCAGGTCGCAGCTGGAAACCTGGACCTCGACTTGCCGGTGGCCGAGTATTGGCCGGCCTTTGCGGAAGCGGGTAAATCGACGGTAACAGGCCGCCAGTTACTGAGCCATCGGAGCGGGGTGATCGCGTTTACCGAGAAAGTCTCGGATGACCTTATCTACGACTGGGACCGCGCGTTACAGCAAGTAGCCGCAACTACCCCCTGGTGGGAGCCCGGCAGTCAGCAGGGCTATTCGCCGTTTCTGTATGGATGGACCGTTGGCGGACTGATCGAAGCGGCCAGCGGTCGTACTGTACGTGATTTGTATCGCAGCGGGGTGGGTGATCCGCTTGAGCTGGATGGTGGCTTCGGCGCAGTGGGGCATCGCTCCACGCGTATTGCCGATGTGGGCCCATTGAAGAAACCGCTACCGGAGCTGCGTGACAATGCAATCGGCCGCTCCATCAAGGAAGATCGTCAGGGCCCAGTGGCTACAGCGTTTACCAATCCTGTTTCGCTCATGATGGGTACAAACGGCGATGCGTGGCGAGGTGCATTGATCCCGGCAGCCAACGGCCACTTCAGTGCTCGCGACCTCGCCGCAGTCTACGGTGACCTGGCGAGTGAAAGCCCGCAGTTGCTCTCTTCAGCAACGCTCACCGAAGCGACACAAGAGCAAACCCGTGGTCAAGACGCCATACTGCAAACCGATGTGGCCTTCGGTTGTGGCTTTTTGAAGTCAGGTATCGCGCAAGATCTGGCTTTTGGCGGCAGCAGGGGCTTCGGCCATCCGGGTGCCGGGGGCAGCGTTGGCTTCGCGGACCCCGAGATTGAGGTGGGTTTCGGTTATGTTACCTCGCGTATGGGGCAGAGCCTGTTCATGGATCAACGTGCGGTTGGACTGAAAGACTGCCTGTACCGGCTGATTTAA
- a CDS encoding L-serine ammonia-lyase: protein MSISVFELFKIGIGPSSSHTVGPMVAAERFICDLESRGDLTKVERVEVHLYGSLALTGVGHGTDMAVLMGLEGESPETIDIDTIDGRIAAIEKHQQLILNGLRAIHFERDRDLIFHKEEFLPQHSNGLTCKAFAGEECLLERSYFSIGGGFVLSEEDFANKEQIATLLPYDFSSAEDLMALCEQNHWTIAELAMENEKAFRSDQEVTDLLWHIWEVMEASIERGCHQSGVLPGGLGVRRRAEEHFRELSKQTDEERRQGLAILDWVSLFALAVNEENAARGRIVTAPTNGAAGVIPATIAYYVQFVHTQEEHGDLKNQVVKFLLTAGAIGMLFKKNASISAAEVGCQGEIGVACSMASAGLAAVQGGSNAQIENAAEIGMEHNLGLTCDPIGGLVQVPCIERNTMGAVKAINAARLALRGTGAHIVPLDSVIETMRQTGIDMQHKYKETSLGGLAVNAVNC, encoded by the coding sequence ATGAGTATCAGTGTTTTCGAGCTGTTCAAAATTGGCATAGGCCCATCCAGCTCCCACACAGTCGGGCCCATGGTGGCCGCGGAGCGATTTATCTGTGACCTGGAGTCCCGCGGTGATCTGACAAAGGTCGAGCGTGTCGAGGTCCATCTGTACGGCTCCCTCGCACTGACCGGTGTAGGTCATGGCACCGATATGGCCGTACTCATGGGGCTCGAAGGTGAGTCACCGGAGACGATCGATATCGATACCATTGACGGTCGGATCGCCGCGATCGAAAAACACCAACAATTGATTCTCAACGGGCTGCGCGCCATCCATTTTGAACGCGATCGCGACCTGATTTTCCATAAGGAAGAATTTCTTCCCCAGCACTCCAATGGGCTGACCTGTAAAGCATTTGCCGGTGAAGAATGCCTGCTTGAACGCAGTTACTTTTCCATCGGTGGCGGCTTTGTTTTGTCGGAAGAAGACTTCGCTAATAAAGAGCAAATAGCCACCCTACTGCCCTACGATTTCAGCTCCGCCGAAGATCTAATGGCCCTGTGCGAGCAAAACCATTGGACCATTGCCGAACTCGCCATGGAGAACGAGAAGGCGTTCCGTTCCGATCAGGAGGTCACCGATCTGCTGTGGCATATCTGGGAAGTGATGGAGGCATCGATTGAGCGTGGTTGCCACCAAAGCGGTGTACTGCCCGGTGGACTGGGCGTACGCAGACGGGCGGAGGAACACTTTCGCGAACTATCCAAACAAACCGATGAAGAACGTCGCCAGGGCCTCGCGATTCTGGACTGGGTCAGTCTGTTTGCCCTGGCAGTCAACGAAGAAAATGCAGCCCGCGGGCGCATTGTCACCGCACCCACAAATGGTGCTGCCGGGGTTATTCCCGCAACCATTGCCTACTACGTGCAATTCGTACACACACAGGAAGAGCACGGGGATCTGAAAAATCAGGTGGTGAAATTTCTCCTTACCGCCGGCGCCATTGGCATGCTCTTCAAGAAAAACGCCTCGATCTCCGCCGCGGAAGTGGGATGTCAGGGTGAAATCGGCGTGGCCTGCTCCATGGCGTCGGCCGGACTCGCGGCAGTTCAGGGCGGCAGTAACGCGCAAATTGAAAATGCGGCCGAAATTGGTATGGAACACAATCTGGGACTGACCTGCGACCCTATCGGCGGCCTGGTACAAGTTCCGTGTATTGAGCGCAACACAATGGGTGCGGTTAAGGCGATCAATGCCGCGCGCCTCGCGCTGCGCGGCACCGGTGCGCATATCGTGCCGCTCGACAGTGTGATTGAGACCATGCGCCAGACCGGAATCGACATGCAGCACAAATACAAGGAAACCTCGCTCGGAGGTCTCGCGGTGAACGCGGTTAACTGCTGA
- a CDS encoding SlyX family protein, translated as MSNEVEQLVARIDELETRLAFQEDTLSQLNDTIAKQDAQLRALVGNMKEMSEKYSDLAFEMNKGGKPGDERPPHY; from the coding sequence ATGAGTAATGAAGTAGAGCAGTTGGTCGCACGTATTGATGAGCTGGAAACGCGCCTGGCATTTCAGGAGGACACCCTGAGTCAGCTCAACGACACCATTGCCAAGCAGGATGCGCAGCTGCGCGCACTTGTAGGCAATATGAAAGAGATGTCGGAGAAGTACAGCGATCTGGCGTTCGAGATGAACAAAGGCGGCAAGCCCGGCGACGAGCGTCCACCGCATTACTAA
- a CDS encoding ion transporter, translating to MALTGTRKRLNEIIFGTDSPAGKNFDVFLIWAILLSVALVLFASVESLWVRFGETFYVLEWFFTGLFTVEYLLRIYCARDRREYVTSFYGIVDLLAILPSYLALIFTGATYLMVIRLLRVLRIFRVLKLVRYLRDANLLVRSLWQARRRILVFYTSVLVICIIFGSVMFIVEGPRHGFTSIPKSIYWTIVTITTVGFGDITPHTPLGQAIASMTMLIGYSIIAVPTGIVTAELAHELGREKQLARCHNCGKSGHDADAEYCKQCGYRLEDFEEPADDDP from the coding sequence ATGGCGCTTACCGGGACCCGCAAACGGCTGAATGAGATTATCTTCGGCACCGATTCGCCCGCGGGTAAGAATTTTGATGTATTCCTGATCTGGGCGATTCTGCTCAGCGTTGCGCTGGTACTATTCGCCTCGGTGGAATCTCTATGGGTGCGCTTTGGCGAGACCTTCTATGTCCTTGAGTGGTTTTTCACCGGGTTGTTTACGGTGGAATACCTACTGCGTATTTATTGCGCGCGCGACCGCCGCGAATATGTCACCAGCTTCTATGGCATCGTCGATTTACTGGCAATCTTGCCCAGCTATCTCGCACTGATTTTTACCGGCGCTACCTATCTGATGGTAATCCGCTTGTTGCGGGTGTTGCGGATCTTCCGGGTACTCAAGCTGGTTCGCTATCTGCGGGATGCCAACCTTCTGGTACGTTCGCTCTGGCAGGCGCGCCGTCGAATTCTGGTGTTTTACACCAGTGTCCTGGTGATCTGCATTATCTTTGGCAGCGTCATGTTCATCGTGGAGGGGCCACGGCATGGTTTCACCAGCATCCCGAAGAGTATCTACTGGACCATTGTCACCATCACTACGGTAGGGTTTGGTGATATCACCCCGCATACGCCCCTGGGGCAAGCCATTGCGTCGATGACCATGCTGATCGGCTACTCCATCATCGCGGTGCCCACCGGGATAGTCACCGCCGAACTGGCACATGAACTCGGTCGGGAGAAGCAGCTTGCCCGCTGTCATAACTGCGGAAAAAGCGGGCACGATGCCGACGCAGAGTACTGCAAGCAGTGCGGCTACCGCCTGGAAGATTTCGAAGAGCCTGCCGACGATGACCCTTAG